The following are encoded together in the Triticum dicoccoides isolate Atlit2015 ecotype Zavitan chromosome 6B, WEW_v2.0, whole genome shotgun sequence genome:
- the LOC119320080 gene encoding probable WRKY transcription factor 35, translated as MCDYFLKRVDGDQQAGDLTDIVRAGGAMPAGSADPPSSTATEWLQLPTDPILFPLPQTSSSDGAGPSSADALGDPFSGLPDAFSTDYPSSSGSAAADFFDAVQDAMGIGMAKQVGFVDTTGCGGGGTTVRAGGRFLDMRNHHMFPREMPMRGLSPYALMGGDAAKLGGPMAGHGVAAGPCAFDAVAGLQMSSSPRGGGIKRRKNQARKVVCIPAPAAAVAGKTTGEVVPSDLWAWRKYGQKPIKGSPYPRGYYRCSSSKGCPARKQVERSRTDPNMLVITYTSEHNHPWPTQRNVLAGSTRSHYAKNSSSNTAAAASKNSKNCSRNQHKPVVKAESKDQSAATPAATSTTTTATTSTGNNTPPMTVKEEAEMERRIGGDTTATVGYYSDHLLQQMFSQSYRPMMPEEAGGYHHQDDFFADLTELDSDPVSLIFSTEYMEARPGKEKAAAKDDVDSLFMMDWAPASAAVTTSAGSALEQGDMGL; from the exons ATGTGCGACTACTTCTTGAAGAGGGTGGATGGCGACCAGCAGGCCGGAGACCTCACCGACATCGTCCGAGCTGGCGGGGCCATGCCGGCTGGCTCTGCCGATCCCCCGTCGTCGACGGCCACCGAGTGGCTGCAGCTGCCGACTGACCCGATCCTCTTCCCGCTGCCCCAGACGTCGTCCTCGGACGGTGCTGGGCCGAGCAGCGCAGACGCTCTCGGTGACCCGTTCTCCGGCCTCCCGGATGCCTTCAGCACCGACTACCCCTCCTCCTCCGGCAGCGCCGCCGCcgacttcttcgacgccgtccAGGACGCGATGGGTATCGGCATGGCCAAGCAGGTCGGCTTCGTCGACACgaccggctgcggcggcggtggaacAACTGTTCGTGCTGGTGGCAGGTTCCTGGACATGAGGAATCACCATATGTTTCCAAGGGAGATGCCGATGCGCGGGCTGTCGCCGTACGCGCTGATGGGCGGTGACGCGGCGAAGCTCGGCGGGCCGATGGCCGGGCACGGGGTGGCGGCTGGCCCGTGCGCGTTCGACGCCGTCGCAGGGCTGCAGATGTCGTCCTCACCGCGTGGCGGGGGCATCAAGCGCAG GAAGAACCAGGCAAGGAAGGTGGTGTGCATCCCAGCACCTGCAGCAGCAGTGGCCGGGAAGACCACTGGGGAGGTTGTTCCTTCTGATCTCTGGGCTTGGAGGAAGTATGGCCAGAAGCCTATCAAAGGCTCCCCCTACCCAAG AGGGTACTACAGATGCAGTAGCTCCAAGGGGTGCCCTGCACGGAAGCAAGTGGAGCGCAGCCGGACGGACCCCAACATGCTGGTCATCACCTACACCTCGGAGCACAACCACCCGTGGCCGACGCAGCGCAACGTGCTCGCCGGCTCCACGCGGTCCCACTACGCCAAGAATAGCAGCAGCAACACAGCTGCAGCTGCGTCCAAGAACAGCAAGAACTGCTCGCGCAATCAGCACAAGCCAGTCGTCAAGGCAGAATCAAAGGATCAATCCGCCGCTACCCCGGCCGCCACGAGCACGACCACCACGGCGACCACAAGCACCGGCAACAACACACCTCCCATGACTGTGAAAGAGGAGGCAGAAATGGAGAGAAGGATAGGCGGTGATACTACAGCAACGGTGGGTTATTACAGTGATCATCTCCTGCAGCAGATGTTCAGCCAGAGCTACAGGCCGATGATGCCCGAGGAGGCCGGCGGCTACCACCACCAGGACGACTTCTTCGCTGACCTCACTGAGCTGGACTCCGACCCTGTCAGCCTCATCTTCTCCACGGAGTACATGGAGGCCAGACCTGGCAAGGAGAAGGCAGCAGCCAAGGACGACGTGGATTCATTATTCATGATGGACTGGGCGCCCGCTAGTGCTGCTGTTACTACTTCTGCAGGGAGCGCACTTGAGCAAGGGGACATGGGTTTATGA